TTCGGATGTTCATTAAACTACATCGAGGAGAATTGTTTTTTAGTTTACAGAGTAACTGTTAAATATGGTTTTCCGAATGACATATTTGATTGGCAGCGAGGCTGTCAgtcattttatctttttatttggaGGATTTCTGAGCTTTACATATCAAAACATCATGTTCTTGCTTGTTTCAATGGACTGCTCGGATAGATCCTTTCTCCAGTGGAACTTATTATTTTGCCTCACACAGAGGTCTGCAACTTGACAGTGCAATCTGTTTGCCAAATTTAGTATGCTGTCAAAACTGCATGTTGCCCACAAATGCATGTTATCTTGTTTAATTTCAGTTTGTTAATCCTCTTCCTAATTCTCTGATGGCAGAGCTCGGCATCGAGATAAAAGTAAGGTCGGAAGGAATGGAGATGTGGAGCGCCCACTTCTCACTAGTCTTCTGGTATAACGTCGCGTGTCTGGCTGATAATACGAGGTCCAGCTATTGTAGAAGACTTGATTCTTTACCACCTTCTCCATTCTTTACACCTAAATCTTATTCTTTCCAGCTTTCTCTGTCAGTTCACCATAGTTTCTAGGACTTAAGAGTTCACTAATTATTTCCCCTCGCGGGGTGAATGGACCACACCCATCTGAATTTTGTAACATATGTAACTGGAAGAGTAATGTTAACACAGCagattaatatgacatagaaacgTAGAAAGATATGATGCGTTACAGACTTCACAACTGGGAAGGATGTGATCCATTGTACTTCAGGCAGTTCTAGTGTTACCGAAATTTAGAAAGTTAAGTCAGAGTAGTTTTGTTACAGACGATTTTTAGTAAAAGGAATTTCAGCTCTGTGTCTTCTGATGCATCTTTCTAGACTAATGTATTATATTCACCGAATTGGAGAATGCAATTTCATACTCATTCACAAGCTTCTAAATAAATCTTGAACTGAACGAGCTTTAAATTCAAAACCTGTAATTTGAACTTAGGATCTTTAACTCAGAATCGAGACCCATAATTAGGACTTGTAGCCCAGGTTTGGGGTATGATTTTGTCTTTCCAGGATTGGGTTTGAAATATACATCCCTAGTGTAACAGcattttatctttttgggAACTTTGTTTAGAATTTGTATCTTTATGTTGAGAACGAACATTGTTTAGAATTTAGTTTATAAATTGTTCTTACCGCTTTTCTTTTGCGGGGTGAGGGGACCGCCCTTGAtttaaaagtaaaacaaaGAGCTTCCTCCAGTTCATTGTTCTTCTGAAAAAGTGAGAGATTTTCCCCATTTTGTataaaccaaattgaaatctgCATTGACCAAAACCCATAAGAACCAAAGAAATTTTTAGcgtagcaaaaaaaaaaaaaaagaaaagaaaagaattttttCCGGAGATGAATGGTGGAAAATATTTCCTACGTTGAGCATTTAACTAAAGTACACTCTATATGATATAGCCCCCAGTTAATTTAGCTTGCAGAGGGACGATTTCtattgaaattgaaagtaTATTTAAATCCTGAAAAATCTGACATTCACTAACATCATATGCCAGTGCAAATGTGATGAATGTTTTTGCAGTTCTTCCACATTATGACAAAAATTTTAAGCATtggaatttattaaaaagtTCTGTAAGCTGTATATTTAAGTATGAAAATGACTACCCACCTAAAAAATAGCCTTAAGAAGAGACTCAAATTACTGTCCGTATAAACCAATAAACTTGAGGGACATTCCCTCATTACCATCACTAAGCAAGACCAGACACAAGAACAGCAAGTGTTGCAATTGCCAACCCTAGCACAACAAACTGCCCCTTCACAGATTTTAATGGAGCAGCCATGTTGAGACCTGGTGCCGGTGCATGGGCAACAGGAACAGCAGGAGAGGCTAATGCAGGAGTTGGAGCTGCTGCAGAAGGATGGCGGAGCACGTTGATGTCGACCTTCTGGCCGGCTTGGCAGTGACCGGGGATTCCACAGATGAAGAAGTGGTGGCCTTTGGTGGTGATTCTGATGGTGTCGTTTCCAGTGGCATAGGAGTCCAAGGGGACTGTGGCATTACATGACTGGTACATGGGGTGTGTAACGCGCATTACGTTGTGAAATTGAGAATTGTACTCGAACTCTGATAATTGATATCCCAcacaaaagaaggaaaagaaagaaggaaaacacacaaaaaaagacTAATGAGATATATTTCTAGAAATATAGAACAGTGCCCAAGAAGCAAAACCTTGCTTTGGACCATTTCATTAGATTGCCAGGTAAATTAGCTGCCTAATATTACCAAATTACCAAACTCCAGTTACTGACACAAGCTTGAGCTATATAGCTAGCACCCTAACATATATCCGCACCCTTTTCCTTTaaatttggttgattttttttttaattaaaaaaaaaaaaaaggtttgcTTAATTCTTTATACTAGCtattcttattttcttcaccTTGTATGACATAAAATCATAAAGTGGGCATATTTGGGTTAGACCAGTTGGCCAAAACAGTGAATCTACTTTTTGCACCCAAATTTAAAACTAGAGTAGTTTACACTATTGCTCGTATCAATAGAATGTGAGATGTATAATGGTGCTGCTGCACCCTTTCCGAACGTGAATGTAAAGCTATAATATTGCATCAAAGCACGCGTGCATAATGTGTCAGGGAGGGTGGGATTTAGAAAGAGATGTTTAGCCTTTTGTCTGGGCAAGCATGTCCAACATATATCAATCATGGAGACACCCCAACAAAAGGTTGCATttataaatatgaattatattatatatgagCTCATAATTACATGCTACTACGCACTGTTTTATGGAGCAATAAGAGATGcagagaaattaaaatatatagtaAATGAACTGAGAAAAGTTATGgaaaaaattgagagagaaaCTCACTGATAACATCACCAACATGAAAAGTCTTAGAGGCAGCCCACTTCTTGTAGTTGACACCGCCAATGGTGGTCCACCCGGCGGAGTCTCCCACCTTGTGAACAGCTGCATGGGATACCTTCAGAGCAGCCATCACCATCAGCACCACAGCCAAGAAAACTCTCACCACCAAAACCATGGCAGCTGCTAGAAACTTTGAGACTGAGATCTAGCTAGTAGTTAACTTGATTAGTTGGATTTTTTTGATTGGTATGTAGTGAGATGCTCAAAGGGAGCTTTCCTTCGTTGGCATTTATAAAGCTTTTGGATGGGCTGGCTGGTTGGTGAAGTTGCAACTTGGAAGCCTAAAAAGGAGAATTTTAATTGTCTGGTTGTAAAACTTTTGGGGTGGTGCTTTGGTTTAGTTGTCCCTTGTGGTTTAATTCAAGTAAGAAAAGTGAGGCGAATCCAACGATTGTGACTTACCAAAGTATAGTACTTGGTTGCGGTTGAATAACGCCAATGTAAACTGCTAGAGAAGAAATTTACAAGGATCccctttttgtttatttattgtatAATTTTGGTGGTGATATTGCTGACATTTGAAGGATGGAGAGGGGCATTAAGCAGCAAATcagaatttctttttctaacaTTTGTGTTCATTTTTGGGGAAAGTACTTTTGGAATTGGGGAGAGttctttatatttcttttggcttttggATACTGGTAATTTGGTAGTGGGCTTTTAGGTATTCGTTTGGGAAGGAATCTGATGGGATGAAGGTCAGAACAAAACTATGGCCATTATTATTCAGATGTGCGGCTCTGATTTGTTGGAAAAGGGACATTGTCGTCGGGCTTGTAAATTCTTGGTTTGGTAGAATACAATGACCTTTCAATCCAAAGAACAGGAGATAATTTTCAATCTTCTATATTTTATTCCATGTAATATAATAATGCTACCATCTAAGTCATCAACTTCTtgtcaaaaataatacatacATCATTCAGTTCAAGTGTTATCCTCTATGTTGACGGATACGGACCAATGGCCAATAATGATATTGTCGGTAACTTAATCAGACCTGCAAAACTCATCAGTAGGTATATGATTTGGTATCATTAGCAGTAGAACCGCccattatatattgtatttattttgttgaatttttaatatgaGATTTTACATTCTTCAATATAATGATCAAATAATTTTCGATTACCGAagaggaatatatatatatataagattgAAGGACTTGAAAGGAAAGGATGTTGGGTTTTGTTGGTTAGAAAGAGCGAATGTTTGTGACACTGCCATCCCATGAGTagagtttttgtttatgtaaATTTGTACACAAAGTTTTGTAGTTATTGGTGAGTTGCATGATGACGATCGCCTACCATTATAATTCTTTGCAGTTGAGAATGTTGCTTTGTACATGGGAGAAGAACAGCCTTGCTTTGTACAATTCCTTATAAGATGCTACATGCACGTGTTTAATATATTCTTTTACCTTTTAATCCACCATATAATCAAGATTTGAAATGCAAAACAGAGGGTTCAAAGTGTGATCTCGGCACTAgacttttcttaataatatTCAATATGAAAAGAGAACCATGTATTCTCTCTCTAAGTTTCTTCTCCTACCAAGGCTGTCTCACACGTTTCTACAAATAAgtgctatttattttttaacagaAACTTGTCCCGGTATGATATATAATttagtattttgaattttattttatttattttgcaaCTATTATTGAAATACTTTAATCTTgagaaaatttatatttatcaACAATATCTAGCGTAAATGtgatgaccttttttttttcttttcagttcttcaacattttctcaaaatttgagaaatagCACTACCCCAAACTATGGGCAGTGAGAATGAGTCAAGTTAATACACAGTGTATAAATGGAGTTTATTAAAGAGTTCTGcaatatgtatttaaaaaagaggaagatgagGTGTTGCTATTTGGACCACATTTACTGATTATATTGCTAACCACCTCTCTAATACATATGAGCTCCACGTACACTGATAAAGCCgcctctattagagaggtgcACTACTGCAATATGTGGCTTTGGGCACCTATATTATTTGTGCTctttaacccaaaaaagcACAATTATTCGTGCTTTATGATAATTATCACGGTGCAATCACAATAAATGAGTCAGGTTCCTTTGTTTGAAAAacccattttttcttttccatgcCCTAAAATTCCATGCTTTTAgacacatatataatattgtGTGGCATTATTCTGACAACATTGATTCTTGCTTCTCATTTGACTTTTTCATTTGTGTTCAATGtaattatttatgaaaaaaccaCCTATTTTATCTCTCTCCACCACAGCCGCCGATATTCTCCCTCTCCCTGTTTCTCAACCACCGCCACATCTAAATCAGCCCAGTTCTTCTCTCTCGCCACATCAAATATCCCTCCACATAAACCACCTATTATTAGGAATCTTGGCTTCTTCCATGTGGATTGCTTCAGCAAATCCAAATTTCCtgtaataaaaaataatataattaatattaattataattatatatacatgaaagaATTGATCaacatgaaaatatatatacacaagcACAAGAGATTGATATAATATACTTGGTCAAGAAGCCCATCAGTTCCGTCTTCAGGAATGGGGTCTCTCATACCAAATGTCAAAAAAATTGTTCTTGTGATGAGAGTCCACTTCCTCATCAAGAAGAACACACGGCCCAAATTATTCAACTGATACCCGCGTATTTCGTCATTCAAACCAGCCGAGGCCGGTAGGGAAGGAGAAGAGGCTGTTGAAGAATGACCATATAAGtatgtgaaaaaaataagGCCAAGAAGCAAAACCTTGCTTTGCACcatcatattaatttttgagttAATTTGACCTAATACTAAacaaattatttgttttatagAAGGTAATAACACCAAAATAATGTAGTTACTAATCAAGAGGAACAATCTTTTACGAGATATCTAGCATGTCATCGTACTTCGAATTGAGAATACACACTTTGCAAGTTAATGCCATTTTTCACTAAACTAGACATCGTTTTGACTTGTTTGATTGCTTCTTTAAAGAATAGTTAAGAAGAgtataaatttataatgtTATTATAATCTGTGTCTCGTCCTCAGATCCCTATATTGATAACAATATACTTTTTCTTCACTAAAATATGGATATTAAGAGAAAATTGTGATGTGATAAAACTCGGTGATATCTCTCACCAACATGGAAATTCTTAGTAGCAGCCCGAGTGGTCCATCCAGAGAAGTCTCCAAACCGGCAAACAGCTGCATGGGATACCTGCGTGGGGCACAACCATTATCACCAACTGTAGAGCCAAGACTCTCACTCCCAAAGCCATGGCAGCTGCTAGAAACTATGACGGAGGGAAAGAGTAGtaaattaatttcttctgATCGATTTATGGAAATTTATGAAGTGTTTTTAGGTCTAAAGGGGCATCATCAGTGGCAAACcagaattttcttctttcatattctttcatctttgtttttgggatgTCATGTTGCAATTGAGTGAAAGATCTTTTTTAGATTAAACAGATTTTTTAAAgttgttttggcttttgggTACTAGTTTGGTGGCAAGTTATACATTCGTTGGGGTATGATATGAAGTTGTTTCTTTGCGAGGGTGAAGGCCAAAACAAACCAATCGCCACCTGTTGGCATTGCTTTACCAGTCTTTCTTCCCTTTAATGAATGGTTCACATCATAGGCAAAACTAATTCCAAGGGAAATGACCCTTCATACTAGCGAGGGACTTGAAAGAGAAccgaaaaaatgaaaaaaaataaaataaaattgaaaacagaGATTTTTCATGTAAATTAGTTTTGTATACTAAAAGCTACTATCAATGAGTATCGATTCTGAGCAAAACAATGTTATGTTGTAATAAATTCCAGATACGCATAAGATGAACAAATGCACCGCATAAAGCTTTTCAATACATGACCTTCCCCTTGAAACAGAGGAAGGTTAATTAATGACACtggaaataatatatatataatattgttTAGATATATCTAAGCGATGTATTTACTATTTAGTGTAGACAAAACCCTGCTACTTTTCCCAAATTTACAGCTGAGAAATAGGATCAAATCCATTAGCATGCCCGTTTTTCTTTAAGTCATCTCCAGCAATCTGATTTCCTTCAATGTGGTAGTCATCCATGAACCTCTTCCAAAGCCAATGCTGCTTCCATACCCTCTCAGTCATTTCTTCAATTGGGATGTTTTTCGTCTCCGGGAGCAGGAACAGCACAAAGAATGACATGATTAAGACCCAGccggagaagaagaggaagatgccAAACTTGAAGTGGCAAAGCATTGAGAGGAAGCCCTGTGCTATGACGAAAGTGAAGAGCAAGTTGGTGCAGACGGTCACACTTTGCCCGGCTGAGCGGGTCTCTAGAGGGAATGTCTCACTAGGTATCAGCCAACCTAGAGGTCCCCAAGACCAAGCAAATGCAGCTACATAAGTGCAAACCAGAACTACCACAAAGATTGCAAAGCCTTTGTGAAGGTCATCAGAGTGGTCCTTGACCTTGAATCCTAGTATTACGGCTATAACCACTTGAGACAGGAACATTTGAACTCCAGCTTGCAGTAACAGCATGCGACGGCCTACTTTATCAACTGAGTAGATGGATACAACAGTGGAGACAACATTGACGGCCCCTGTTATAACAGATGAGTAGAGGGCAGCGTCGCTGCCAAATCCTAATGTGTTGAATAGGACTGGCGCGTAAAACATAATGGCGTTGATGCCAGTAAATTGTTGGAAGATCTGCAGAGAAGTTTCAgtcaagaaagaaaacacaatCAGCATACTAGTactaattgaattttttttataattcggTTTAGTGCAAATGCAAAAAGGCATTCTGTTAATTACTAACCTGCAAGGCTACTGCAATGATAAGTTGGGGGCGATTCCTACGCTTTAAGAGATTTCTAAAGGGGTGCTTCACTTCTTTAGCGATGCGACTAGCCTCAACAAGTTCCAAGAACTCTGGTTCCACATTATCAGTGCCCCGGATCCTCCTAAGTACAGCTTTTCCTTCTTCTAAGAGACCGCGCTCTACAAGACTGTTGGGAGTTTCCACCACCAAAAGGGCTCCCACGGTTAGAAGACCAGCAGGAAGACCAGCCAACCCCAATGACACCCTCCAGCCCCATCCTCCTGTGATTCTGTTAATCAAGGAAGTTCATCAACAGTATGCAAAATAGTCAGCATTTACAAAATACATGTACTATATGAAATTTTTCATGGAGAATTGTTAAGTGGACAAAGTAAACCATTAACTAGACAGTTTTGGTCACATTAACTAGACACTTTTTGTGACCGAAAAAGTAAAGGAGAAAGTGGTAATTTCACATGCAAtgaaataaacataaattaaaattgataTTTTCTATGGACTTTCCCCTGAATTTCTATCTCATGATATTCCTAGGGACAATTAGGCATCCCAAATGCCCAAATGAATAGCTTTGAATCTTTGATAATGTTGGAATTCCAAAAATTGACTTGGAGACATGAtaagattgaaatttttgagcCATCTGAATATGATTAAGATAATAGAAAAGGAGGTCAAACAATGTGTAAGCTGAAAAGAATATTTGCACGTCTTTGTTAACTAACACCTACCCTTTTTTGTCCCACGGTACCATGAGACACTTCTTGATTAGAAAACCTTGTAAATCCCACAAATCAAGATCCTATCTATCATTCAaatgcatattttaatagaacAACCCTCCCCTTCCTCCCTCAGACAGATACTCATCTATCGTTAGTTTTACCAGTCTATTGATTGAATAGTTTATTTGATGAGCCAAATTGTTGGCTTTGAGTGCTGAACTGAATACTAAAATCCCAATAGTCCAACAGAGGCAGCATTTATACTAACATATAAAATTTGACAGAACGTTCAATATCTTGCATGTAATTTATGGGCACGTGTAATGTTTTCTCTTGGATCAACAACACGTGTACTGTTATTCCTACACAGCTACCTGTCTTCCAATTTACAAtatatactttaaaaaaaaaatcttattaaattctttttaaagatCTTTTCCTATTGAGAGAGCGATAACTTATT
The window above is part of the Prunus dulcis chromosome 1, ALMONDv2, whole genome shotgun sequence genome. Proteins encoded here:
- the LOC117615105 gene encoding mavicyanin, with translation MVLVVRVFLAVVLMVMAALKVSHAAVHKVGDSAGWTTIGGVNYKKWAASKTFHVGDVIKFEYNSQFHNVMRVTHPMYQSCNATVPLDSYATGNDTIRITTKGHHFFICGIPGHCQAGQKVDINVLRHPSAAAPTPALASPAVPVAHAPAPGLNMAAPLKSVKGQFVVLGLAIATLAVLVSGLA
- the LOC117632696 gene encoding sugar transport protein 13-like, yielding MTGGGFAASSAGQEFEAKITPIVIISCIMAATGGLMFGYDVGVSGGVTSMSPFLKKFFPVVYRRTQEQGINSNYCKYDNQGLQLFTSSLYLAGLTATFAASYTTRKFGRRPSMLIAGVFFIIGTILNGAAQDLAMLIIGRISLGCGVGFANQAVPLFLSEIAPTRIRGGLNILFQLNITIGILFANLVNYGTNKITGGWGWRVSLGLAGLPAGLLTVGALLVVETPNSLVERGLLEEGKAVLRRIRGTDNVEPEFLELVEASRIAKEVKHPFRNLLKRRNRPQLIIAVALQIFQQFTGINAIMFYAPVLFNTLGFGSDAALYSSVITGAVNVVSTVVSIYSVDKVGRRMLLLQAGVQMFLSQVVIAVILGFKVKDHSDDLHKGFAIFVVVLVCTYVAAFAWSWGPLGWLIPSETFPLETRSAGQSVTVCTNLLFTFVIAQGFLSMLCHFKFGIFLFFSGWVLIMSFFVLFLLPETKNIPIEEMTERVWKQHWLWKRFMDDYHIEGNQIAGDDLKKNGHANGFDPISQL